In Gammaproteobacteria bacterium, one DNA window encodes the following:
- a CDS encoding CpsD/CapB family tyrosine-protein kinase — protein MDSISKAMSLAKSDIKRSPVSLREEEKNIRYSKTRNYSIPEEILRENRLLGATSDKKVVDAFRLLRTRVMSRMQQNHWNTLGITSCRPNEGKSLTAINLAISIAMRQNYTVMMVDTDLRRPSIHSFFGISPKYGLADYLIRDVPIEEVLVHPGIDRFVMLPSGGSLDAQYRSSEYLASPKMAQLVEELKTRYPSRLVLFDLPPILIGDDVVAFSTYLDAIMMVVEDGKTREGELAHALDLISEVEVIGTVLNKSDELMQENHYQSYY, from the coding sequence ATGGACAGTATTTCAAAGGCAATGTCGCTCGCGAAGAGCGATATCAAGCGATCGCCAGTATCGTTGAGAGAAGAAGAGAAGAATATACGTTATTCGAAGACTCGAAATTACAGCATTCCCGAAGAAATCCTGCGGGAGAATCGCCTGCTAGGCGCCACCTCCGACAAGAAGGTGGTGGACGCGTTCCGCCTGCTGAGAACACGCGTGATGAGTCGGATGCAGCAGAATCACTGGAACACGCTTGGTATAACGAGCTGCAGACCGAACGAAGGGAAATCGCTGACCGCGATCAATCTTGCGATCAGCATCGCGATGCGACAGAACTACACCGTGATGATGGTGGATACGGATCTGAGGCGCCCCAGCATACACTCGTTTTTCGGAATCAGCCCGAAATACGGACTGGCGGATTACCTGATCAGGGATGTGCCGATCGAAGAGGTTCTGGTACACCCGGGAATCGATCGTTTCGTGATGCTCCCCAGCGGGGGGTCACTCGATGCCCAGTATCGCTCGTCCGAGTATCTTGCCTCTCCGAAAATGGCGCAGCTGGTCGAGGAACTCAAGACGCGCTACCCTTCGAGGCTGGTACTTTTCGATCTTCCTCCTATTCTGATCGGCGATGACGTTGTCGCGTTTTCCACCTACCTGGACGCGATCATGATGGTCGTCGAAGACGGCAAGACTCGAGAGGGGGAATTGGCGCACGCACTCGATCTGATTTCGGAGGTTGAGGTAATCGGTACCGTTTTGAATAAATCGGACGAGTTGATGCAGGAAAATCACTATCAAAGTTATTACTAG